The genomic region GTGTATCCTCTATCTTTGCTACTGTTTTTAGGTGTGAAGGGCACCCTTCTGTTTGCTTCATGGCCTTATGCCTTATTGGTTGAAGAATTGcttcttcaaccaaaaaaaaaaagaagaaaaacattcaGGAAGAAAAGAAGAGTAAATTGAAGATAAAGGGATTAGAAAAACAAATGTTATCACTTAATACTATAATTTAaagctattttttttattattaattaagatATATTAGGTTCGATTTTAACGATAATTCATTTCGACGGCTTACCGCTAAAAGAATTGGTGGAATTGAATCCTTCAACTTCTGCGTTTGAGTCAATAGCACTCTATTTTGTTGTGAGGGCATTTAGGTCCATTCGCAATAAATTTGGTTAGAATTATAAGGTTAGTATTCTACATTTCCCGACGCCTACACCAAAGCGCAGTAGAAACCCGAGATCCCCGCCCGGAACGTAGACTTCCAAATAGTTCAGAAACAGCAGCGCGTGTGATCCCAACCATTAATGGCGTCGTGCAAGACTCTGCTATCAGCAACAGCAGCTCTAGTATTAGCGACGTCCCTCTTCTGGACATTGGCATCGTCATCGGCGTCGCCTAATTCGGCCGACTCCCTCGCCTTCATCAAGAAGACCATCTCTTCCAACAAGATCGCCATCTTCTCCAAGTCCTACTGCCCGTACGTCGTGCCACTCTCTTCCGTTCTTTTTTCACTAATTTCTTGTAACTTTGATTCAACATCTCATCTGTTTGATTTGAATTCAGCCCATTTactattttgtttaatttttcagtttttatgttttggaattTGGGGTTGGGTTGAAATTTCGATTGATCCGAGTAGGATGAGGAGTTTTCGGTTTTGTTACCATTGAtgagtttctgggttttgaagaAATCGCCAATTGCAGAACTCCCAAGTTCAAATTGACGAATTCCCCTTCTCGTAGTTTATATTAGATTAGAATATCACCCAGGtcgaagagaaagaaaaatgaacaattagaagttaattttggtttttagagGTACATTTTATCGAAACATACTTCCCGtagtttagattagattagaatattgCTTGAATttatgaggaaaaaaaaaaatgaaataaccaattagaagtaattttggatttacactttgttttttatttaatttttcatcaGAAGCACAAGGACATACAGCAAATTTGGGTTTTTAGAGGGCAATTTCGTCAGAAGCACAAGGACATACtgcaaattttactttttgttgtCTTTTTTTGTGTAACGTATATATTGAATTCCTcctcttattttattttctgatttgCAATTTATTTGGCTTGTTTGCAGGTATTGCAGAAGGGCGAAAGCAGTTTTCAAAGAGTTGAACCAAGTACCGTATGTGGTTGAGCTTGACGAGAGAAGTATGTTTCATTTAGGCCTTACGGATTTTTTCACACAATGTGCATGAAAACATAGAAAGTAAGGAGCTTGTTGCTGAAATATGAGATTGGTGCAAATTAACTTTTGGGTTGAAATCAATCTCAAAATGGCTAAATGTGTTTCCGAGTTCTAGGGATGTGCATTAATTATTCAATCTTCTAAGTGCCCTATTAGCTTGCAACAAGTTCCAAATTTTGTTGTTAGGATTAGCTTTTCTGGATTGCTGAGTCGCAAATGTGATAGGGTTGCTTGAATTTGCTTTCAGGACAATAGTTTGCCTGTTAAGCAATTTGTTCAACAGCTTTGTGCTGTTtcgtttgaaatttgaaattgcaTATTAGCATATGTATGCCTGTACTATACTCAAGTGCAAGTTCCATTCCATTGTAAGTTGTTGATTGAAGATGGCAATGTGTCTTTTCAGTTGATGGTCGGGACATACAAGATGCTTTAAGTGAGCTTGTTGGGAGGCGTACTGTACCGCAGGTGTTCGTGAAGGGGACATACATTGGGGGCTCCGATGGTAactgtttttcctttcaaaatcttttgttctctttaTTTCTGGGAAACGTGATTACACCAAGAAAATTGCTAGTAGCTGATGAATGCTCTGTTTTCTAGATACGGTTGAAGCATACGAAAGTGGAGAACTGGCTAAGCTTCTCGGCATTGAGGTCAAGAAGCATAGGGATGATCTTTAAATTGAATCGTCAATGATTAAAAACTGGTAGCCAATTTCCGAGAAAAATTGAATGTAATGCTTTATAAGTAACTCCTTCCTTCAAATGTGCGCGCGCGCACATGTTATGGCATTCACTTTTGCATAATCTTGTACTTTATTTGGATTATtgtattttagtaatttaaagGAGATTGCTTCATTTTTCATTTGTCGCTTGGATCTTAAGGTACTGATGAGGTTTGCAGAGACATGAAATACTAACAGAAGATGGTGGAATACAGtcagtgaaaaacaaaaactagtTGTCCCTTTGTTGTATCCTCTGTTCCGATGGAGAAGCAGAACGATCGGTTATATGAAGCACCATGAACTTCGGTTGCCTTCTCTATAGCCTGAATTCCGCAATATCGCTGTCGTTGATGGCACTTGCAGTTTCTGTGTGCAGAACTTGATCTAAAAGCGTCACCAAACAGAATGAGCTAGTTATTGGTCTATAAAATCATGGGGTTCACAACACTTGGGTAACTGCAACACAAAATTAACTTGTTGAATTGTCAAGAAATCAACCCCCTTCTGGATCTGTTGAAGTTTAATTCTCTGGTGTTAGCATGGAATCAAAGTAGGTTGCCCATGTGTTGTGCCCAACATCACCCAATAGGTGTTATCCATGTGTAGGCTTAAATGACACCACAAGTGAGGGTGTATGTTGAGAGTGTAAATCCCACGTCGGGGAATTAATTGAAGGATCTTGAATGTGCTTATAAGAAGTTGGGTTACACATAATATTGCCAATTGGTCGTGTTTCAAGTTGGTATGATTTGATGTATTGGTGGTATATTCTCAATTTATATGTGATTTTTCTTAGTCAAaattctctctgtctctctctctctctccccctcttatTTTGTGAATCTTACACTAAATATTTTCAGTTTCTTTTCACTTACATTTTGATATGATTGTCTTCTTCATCGATTGAAAAAAAATCTTGTTTGACTGCTTAAAATGATTATTGTTTGAAATGTCTTGTTCTGGAGGGTGAACAATGCATGTGGGCTGATCCACATTTGTGACCAAATCATATGGTGTCGATTAACAAGAAAGACAGACAAGTTTTTGACCCCAATGTCTATGGAAAAGATGATGCCCGGACATGCCTTGCTTAATAATATTGAAGCAGACTCATACAATTATAATACACACAGACAGACACATACATGTGCGTGCATATTATACTCCATGATTGTTGTTTGCTACCAGGCTAAGATGTGTGCTGGCTTATACTATAAGACAAAGCAAAGCACACAGTTACTGGAAATTATATTAGGTTTTCGAACTTTGAATCTAAATAATTACTATCAGAGTTCATCGCTGTTTCACGTGGAATATGGATTGAAGAAAGTGAAGTTGATTATCATTCTGTTTCTAATTTGCTGGTATGGGATGTGTGTACAACGTCTGGTCAAAGGTATAGTTTGAATCCACTTCAATATTCCTAATGTTTCAAATCTGTTACTAATATATTGGATCAAAGTGGAATGACATGATGATACAAAAGAAAGTTTTTACTTTTGGATTTCTTGAAAAATTACGAAGTTTCAAACGACATGATAAAAATTCTGCACTCGTTACTTCTGACATACTCTGGTTCTCATTGTGCAATACAGGTGGGAAGGAGTTGTTCGCGTTGCGCTCTTAGGTTGGAACCAGAACCAAAGAAAAGCTCATATTTCTTCCGAGTCTTCAACTGGAATTATTAATCATATATCTG from Pyrus communis chromosome 4, drPyrComm1.1, whole genome shotgun sequence harbors:
- the LOC137730978 gene encoding glutaredoxin-C4 produces the protein MASCKTLLSATAALVLATSLFWTLASSSASPNSADSLAFIKKTISSNKIAIFSKSYCPYCRRAKAVFKELNQVPYVVELDERIDGRDIQDALSELVGRRTVPQVFVKGTYIGGSDDTVEAYESGELAKLLGIEVKKHRDDL